Part of the Bacillus sp. THAF10 genome is shown below.
ATTTGAGAAAAAACTAGGAAAAAAGCAGCTCTACGTTGCCAGAAATGGGATGCATGCGATGAGCTACTCAGAAAACCGGGAAGAATATGAAAAGGCAATCGATGAGTTTTTAGAGGAAATTGGATTTGGTAACGAGTAATGCAGGGAGCTATTAGGCTTTCTGCTTTTTTAATTGAATAAATTCTCCTTCAAAATTAAACCCTATAAATATTGATTGGAGGATTGAGGTATGAAGGACGAGCAGATAAAGGAACTGAATGCCTTTTTAGAAGGCGAGTTTATGGGAATACATGCATATGAACATTACATTCAACATGCGGAAGATGCTGAGTTAAAAAAAGAGCTACAAAATATCCAACAAAATCATAAAATGCACGCCATTTTTGTAGCAGAGCACATCCAAAATTTAGGTGGCACAGCAGTGGATGATGTAGGATTGGTTGGAGAATTCCAAGAACGACTTCAGCAGGTAAAAGGGTATCCAAAAGATAGGAAATCCATTGTGGAAGGTGCCATACATGGGGAAGAGTTCGGTTCAGAAATGATGGCAGAGTTTGTAAAAGGCGACCTTGACCTTGAAAGCAGAAATATGGTCGCCGCTATTTTACAGGAGCATCAAAAGCATATTCAGTTGTTAAGAAAGCACCTAAAATAATTCAAAGGGAGAGTCTGCACACCAGCTCTCCCTTTCTTTTATCTAGATTTTAATTTTCCATATCATATGGTGGAATCCTTCATCCCAATAATCCTTCATCAAGTAATCAGGAACTCCAAACATATTTTGCCAAATCTGTTGCGCCGTTTTATACCCACTATCGAGACAATACTCGCGAATTCCTTGTTTTTTCAACTGCTGATTCATCGCTTCAAGCATCCTGACTCCAATTCCCTGCCGTTGATGGTTTGGATGAACAAAGACGGTTCCCACTTCTATTAAATCTTGAAAAGCACCATGTGTGCATTCAATGATTAATTCACTAACAGGTCCATATTCTATGGAAGCGATAATTTCGTTATGTAAAGTAGCGATGAGAAAATAACGTTTGTTTCCCCCACTTTCTAGATCACTTTTTATGTAAGCCTTTTTAGTTTCGATTTCTTGTTGAATATCGTACACTTGGTCACCAATGCCCTCTTTTTGGAACGTATCCGTGATAACTATTGTGAAAAATTGATGTAAGTTTTCTACATCCTCCTTTGTTGGCCTTCTAATTTCGATGTCAAGCATAGTAATCGCCTCTTTTATCCTTATAATAATCTAGTATATCTGTTTTTTGGAAAATTTAATATAATAGTAGGAAACTATATGGGAGTGAACGTTGTGATAGAGTATTTTCATGTGACCATTACCCCTTTTCAATTGAACAGAAGAATAAGTGTGCTATTACCACAGAACTATCATCAATCCGATAAAAAATACCCTGTTTTATATATGCATGATGGGCAGAATTTGTTTTTGGATGAGGAGGCAAGCTTCGGGGTTAGCTGGGGGATCAAAGAGTATTTGGAAAATAAGCCTGACCTGGAGTTAATCGTAGTTGGGATTGATTGCAATCAAGAAGGATTTGAACGCTTTAACGAATATGCACCGTGGGAAAATAAGGAACTCGGTCAACGCTTGTTCAATGATGAGAATTTAAAAGGTGGGAAAGGAAAGGAATATATTGACTACATCACCCACGAACTGAAGCCGTTCATTGATGAAAAGTACCGAACACTCCCCAATGAAACTGCGTTGGCCGGTAGCTCCATGGGAGGATTAATTTCAACCTATGCCGCATGTAAATACCCTGAAATTTATAAGAAGGTAGCTTCTATCTCTTCTGCTTATTGGATTAACCAGAAAGAAATAGAGGAATATGTAGGTCAAAGTGACTTATTCGCCTTAGAACGTTTTTATATGGACATTGGAACAAAAGAAGATACTTCCTTTATCAATCATCAAATCTATGTGGATTCCAGTCAGGCGGTATATGATATTTTGGCTTCAAAGGTGGAAAATGTCCGTTTTGAAATTGTGGAGGACGCCGTACATAACGAGGCTGCATGGCGGGAAAGACTGCCTATGATTTTTGGATATTTGTATGAGTGAGAGTGGGGTTAAGGGCTAGCTATAGATGACTGTTGTCTCGCTTGCTGCTTGTTTTTTGATGAAGAGGCAAGCTTTAGACATCACTTTTCTTGCTTGGAGGGAGTTTTTTGATGTAGAGACTGGCTCTATCCATCATTTCAATAGGTTCCCTCGCCTCTTCCGATCAATAGGCACACGCTTTTCATCGATTTTCTTTCTTTCCTTCAGGTAGACAAAAAAACGAGGATCTGCTTCTTTTTCCAAAAGTAAAAATAAGACCCACTCCAAAAAAGAGTGAGCCCCACCATTACTTAAAACGTCTCATATGCAATAACTTCATCCAATGGGAAACGCAGTGTGCCGTGTGCTTCAGCATCTGCTTTTCCAACTGAGATGAGCATTACTGGGATGTAACGATCTGGTACGTTAAATTCTTTTACGAATGCTGCTCGATCAAAGCCGCCCATTGGAACTGTGTCATAGCCTTTTTCTTTTGCGGCAAGCATCAATTGCATGGCTGCTAGGGAGCTGTTCATTACCGCTTCATCACGGGCAAATTGTTCATTTGTGTAAGCTCCATTGATTTGGCCAGTCAAAATGTCTTTTACTTCTTGTTTCATAAAGCCTTTGCTAACGACTTCTCCATATACTTTTTCCGCATTCACATTGGCCTGCAAATCACCTAGAATGGCAATAGTTACGGAGCTGTCCACTACTTGCTGTTGGTTATATGCTAAAGGAAGCAGCTTTTCTTTTTGGCTGTCAGATTGGATGATAAGGAACTTCCAGTGCTGTAGGTTCCAAGAAGACGGAGCCGTTATGGTCGCTTCCAAAATTTCTGTTAAATCAGATTGTGGCATTTCAAATTTCGTGTATTTTCGAACGGAATGACGTTCCTTCATTATATCAATTGCAGATTTAGTTGTTGTGTTAGCCATTTGAATCTCTCCTTCTTATTTGAAAGTTACTTATTATATTTAACACGATAAAATCTCGATGTCAAAATGTATGCTTTCAAGATTATTTACAATTATTTGCTCTTCATGAAAAAATTTCTATACTTTTGGGACAGAATAAAACGGAAAAAGTAAAGGAGGTGCGAAAAATGAACGATCATCAAATCCATGAAAATCATCCTCATAAACATAGCTTGTCCTGTGGGCATACAAAAATTAAGCATGGTGATCACATAGATTATTTGCATAATGGTCATATGCACCATGAACACAACGGCCACTGGGATGAATGTACAATTCCTGTGAATGAAACAAATCCAGCAGAATGTAAACCAATGAATTGTGGTTGTCGCCATGACAAGGATTGCGGACATGAACTGGTTCCCCATGGCGATCATCTGGACTATTTGGTAAACGGAAGATTACATCACGTACATGGTGACCATTGCGATGACCATGGACCTGTAGAATTAATATATGTAAATTAACAAAAAATTCACCTCCTTATTTTCAACAGGAGGTGAATTTCATTTTATTCTTTTAACACCGCAATCACATACAGACATCCATCCATTCCAGCTAACGAAGCATGATGTGTTTCTTTAGGAAGATAAATTCTGTCCCCGCCCTTGCAGGAGATTAGCTCGCCTCCCACCTCTATCGACACAGAACCAGAGAGGATATGTAGGATTTCGTTGGTAGGATGAGTGTGAGCAGGATGCGCTTTAAACGGTTCATCTTTTTGAACTTCTACATACCCTGTTCCTTTTACTGGCAGCAGTTCCATCACTACTTCATCAAGCGTGCCTCCTACGCCTTCTTCCACTCTAAAATGCTCAAATAGGTGATTTACTTGGTAAGTGACCTTCGTTTGCTTTTTCTCCAATGAAGCATGAAAAGGACATTTACTTGTTTGAGTTTGATTGTCATCCATTAAAAAATACTGCCTCCATTCTCTCGTTTTCTCATTACCGTACCAGTTTAACGATGGGTGGGCTTCCACCTCATCGAACTGCTCGAGACGTTCTCTTACGATTTTCTTAAACTGCTTCCCTACGATGGTGTCCCCACTGATTCCATCAAACACCCATCTTGGCTGAAAGGTAATCATAAAAGTAGAGCTCTTTCTACTTGCTCTTTTTTTGTGAGCAGGAGTGTTACAAACAACAAACATCGGCTCATCACAAAAGGAAAATTCCCAAAGATAATGATCGGGATCAGTAGGAATATGGTGTGGCCATTCCATTTCATCTAGACGATGTAGGTTGCTTAATACTTCCCAAAATTGTTGTTCATACTCCTTTAAGGTTTTGACGGCTTCTGGCTTGAAAAAAGCAACGAAAGATGTATTTTTCCCTAAGCTTCTGGCGATTTTCAAATATCCTTTCAACTCTGCGGCCAACTTTTTCATGGCTTCATCGGAAGAAATACTATCAATGAATACAAAGCGTAAGGATCCTTGCTTGAACCCTTCTACACCAAGCACACAAGGGAAAGGACGAAGGTCGGAGAGCATATCCTTCGTAAAATCGTCAAAGATCTTATGTCCCCATGGAGGAACGTCCTTCAAAGAATACAAGCTTTTGACTTCTGTTGGTTGCACACAATTCCCCCTTAGATTATGAATACATAATAATAGATACGAAATAATGTGCGGTCCTATGCATGAAAATGTTGCTCGTCCTCATATAATTCGTAAGGACAAGTCTTTACGAAGAGGAGTTTGGAATGGACATTTTTTGGATTGCGCTTCAGTTTATCGTGCTTGGAATTAGTCTCGCCGCTCCAGTTGGTCCGATAAATCTTGAGATAATTAAAAGAGGGATTTCTTCAGGTTTTTACTCGTCCTGGCTTGTGGGGATTGGTGGGATGACAGCGGATTGTTTATTTCTACTTGGAATTTTAGTTGGTCTTGGTCCGTTTCTTCAACTGGAACTCGTTCAAATCAGCATGTATGGAATTGGAAGCAGCTTGTTATTATATTTAGGCATCACGACGATTTATGTAAATCTGAAAAAGAAACGCATTCTTGATTTTGGACAACCAGTTGGGAATAATTCTTTTTTCATAGGGTTTGCCATTGCCGCGTTTAACCCCATTAACTTCGTTTTTTGGTTTGGTATTTTTGGGTCGGCCCTTCAATCTCTTGCAATAAAAGGGTGGTACGTTGCTTTGGTGGGCTCTCTTTCGATTCTTCTTGGCATTTTTCTTTGGAATTTGAATATGGCATTTACTGTTCATTTTGCTCGTGCTTTTATTAAAGAAAAAATATTAAGGAGTATCAATTTAATTGCTGGTGTACTCCTAATTGCAGCAGCAATTCCCTTTTTCTTAAACTTTATGGACTTAGTTTTGTAAGAATACTTTCCTCTTTGTTGAAAAAGCTAACAAGGAGGAGGGGCTTATCCATGAAAGAATATCTATCCACGTTTACTGAATTTATCTGGGGATTCCCAATGATTACGCTTTTTGTGTTGGCAGGACTTTTTTTGACATTTCGAATGGGCTTTCTTCCTTTTCTTCATTTTCCTCATATTTTCAAAATGACCATCGGACAGCTTGGTAAAAAAAAGGCAAGTCATGGGGGTGGAATTAGCCCTTTTGCGGCGTTTACATCTGCACTTTCTGCAACAGCCGGAGCAACAAACATTGTCGGTGTACCAGTCGCCATTGCGTTCGGTGGGCCAGGAGCCTTGTTTTGGATGTGGATTGTTGCTTTGATTGGAATGACCACCATTTTTTCGGAGCTCGTACTAGGCATCACTTTTCGAGAAAAAAATAAAGACGACAAATGGGTTGGAGGACCCTTTTATTACTTATCAAAGGGATTAAAATGGGATAAACTAGCCTGGTTTTATGCTTTTGGATTGATGCTAGAAGTGGTACCTAGTGTGATGGTGCAGGCAAACAGCGTGAGTGTACAGGTCCACCATGAGCATAATGTGTCCCTCATCATTATTGGTATTGTCCTAGCCCTTGTAACTGGAGTGATTGTTTTTGGTGGCATTGAACGGATTGGAAAATTGAGCGCAGTGCTCCTCCCTATTTTTGTTATTGCCTATGTAGGCTTGACCCTCTTTGTCATTGTAATGAACGCTTCCAAGTTGCCTAGTGTCTTTTCCATGATTCTCTCTGATGCCTTTACTCCGACAGCTGCAATAGGAACGTTTGCAGGTGCTACGGTTGTGCAGACTTTGCGCTGGGGACTAGCTCGAGGACTTTATACAAGTGAAGCAGGTATGGGGACGTCAGCCATCGCGTATGCTTCAGCCGATACGGATAATCCGGTAAGGCAATCGTTTTGGGGGATGATTGCAGTAATGATTGACACCCTGTTAATATGCACATTAACAGGCCTAACCGTTTTGATTACAGGCGTTTGGAAAGAGGTTGAAGTGGGAAAAGCAGCCTCCATGGTTTCTTACGCTTTCAAAACCACCTTGCCAGATTGGCTCAGTTCTTATTCCATTTCCATTTTTTTAGTCTTTTTTGTTCTCGCAACTGTCGGTGTTATCATTTTTTATGGAGAAAGTCAGGCAGAGCTTTTATTTGGGCGAAAAGTTCGTTTTATCATGCGGTTTGTGTACCTTGGAGCAATCGTGATAGGAGCAGTTGGCGGGTTGAAATTTGTATGGGAGTTATTGGATTTACTCTTATTCCTGATTGTAGTGCCCAATATCATCGGAATTGTCTTATTGAGCGGTGTGGTAAAGAAGGCGAAGGATGCGTATTTTAAATGAATATATTGACACCGGTTAAAAGGGGAATGATTGCATCCCCCTCCTTTATTTTTGGTTAATGGAGTTGGCCATTTTTATTAATTCTTCTTTTGTTACTAATCCTGTTCCACTATATTCGATTGAATAGAGGACATCTCCTTTTCTAAAGGAGAGATGTTGTGAAAGACCTTCTGCAGAATAATTTGCTTGTTTTTCATCGTTTAGCATCACTTTTTCTGTAGTTTCAGAGGCGCTTGTTCCCGCTTTTGTCGAAGCCCATATTCTGATTTTCTGATTGTCATTTTCATACACCATCTGCACTGTATTCCATCCACCAGTAGAAGCATAGCTATTCTCTACATCCAATGGAACATAAGTCGGATTTTGAACTTCAAAAGGAACAATCCAGTTTGCCATTGCAACTGGGAAACGAATCATGTAAAAGATTGCACATAACCCAATCAATCCACAAATTAAAATAGTTAGTCGCTTTCGCTTTTTATCCGTTTCTCGAAGCTTTTTTTCAATAGGATCTACTACCATTTGATTCACCTCTTATCTTATATGTACGTAACAAATTTTTTTATGTTTCATAAAAAGAGACTTACTTTCTAAAAAGCAAACCCCTTGTTGTTATTGTTCAGCATACGCATTTTCCTTGAAAGAAATTTCTGGTTGAGGTAATTCACACATCTTAAATGTATTATTAAACCTTCTTTGAATCCCTTCTTTAAATTCTGAATATTTTTCTTGGGTGATTGCTTTTTGCCATGCAAAGCGATAATGGAGTAGCTCGCCTTTTTCTGAAAAAAATTCCAAAGGATTTAACGCCATTCCTTCCCCGATTGTTTGGGCGTTTGCTTGAGCAGCAAGGTTCAATAATAAAACCTCTAAAATTTTTTGTTCCCTCTTTGAGAACGATTGGTTTTCTATAATAACTTTTACATCTGTCATTGAAATGTTTATCACGAACTCCACCTTTACTACTTTTTCTTTTTAAAGTAAAATTCGGCAAGAATCAACAAATCCCTTTTTATTTTTCGGAATTTTCTTCCAATAATAATGTCATAAACACACAGTTAGGATCTTCCTGATAATCAGCAAATGGAGCACAATATGTAAAACCACAGCTTTCATATAATTTTTGAGCAGGAATAAATGCTTGTAGAGAGCCTGTTTCAAGACTAATTCGATGATATCCTCGTAGTTTAGCAGATTCGATGATTCTGAGGAGAATTTGCTTCCCTACACCTTTTCTCAAATGCTTGGAAGAAGTTCTCATCGATTTTACCTCTCCATGACCTGCCTCTATTTCTTTTATCGCGCCACAGCCGAGCAATTCTCCATCTTCCCAAGCTGTCCAAAAAGTAACATCTTCCCTTTTCAACTCGTCAATGCCAAGATAGTGATTACTTTCTGGTGGAGATTCTAAGCTAAGCTGGTACATATGATCTTTTAGAAAATCAATAACAACTTGTTCTTCGATTTTGTCTATTTTTATTTGCATGGGTAGGTCTCCTAACATTTGATTTTTGTGACAATAATAGCTGCAGAATAAGCTATTAATCCTTCTTCCCTTTATTTTACTAAAAAAATTGTATGGTGAAGGTAAATTTTACATGGGGGATTTCATGTGTTACTTATTATTGACATTATGTTAATAATACTTTACATTTAGTACAGTAAAGTTAACAAAAGGAGTAGAGTATATGCTTCGTAATAGAGTGAAGGAATTGCGGGCAAGACATGGTTTTTCGCAGTCTGATCTTGGTAATCTTGTTGGAGTGACTAGGCAAACAATTGGATTTATTGAAAAAGGAGAGTTTTCCCCCTCTATTGCATTATCGTTGCGAATTGCTAAACACTTGCAGGTGAAAGTGGATGATTTATTTTGGTTAGAAGGAGAGGATGAGCACAATGGATAAGGATTTGCGTGTGGAGTTACCGCTTTGGACGATTGGTTTATTGGTGCTTATGATGTTTTTTACCTACCACGCCGTTGAATTTTGGAATTTAGTTTTTTTTCAATTTGATGTATTTATTGCGGAAACTGGTGCATTCAATTGGAAGCTTCCAACATTTTCATGGCTTGGGATAAGCATGGTTTCATTTATTCTTTTTTATGGTATATTTTTTGTACGTTTTAAAGCCCACAATAGGAAGAGTCCAAATAAAAAACTACTTTTCTTTTCTTTTTTTAGACCAGGTGAGCTACTTGATGATGATGAGATGCTTCAGCAAGTTTCCAAGAATGTAACTCAAAAAATCTACATCCTGTATTCTAGTGTACTTCCTGTGTTAGTGTTGTTGATGTTTTTCCCTTTGCACCGCTTTGTCTTCATTTTTGCTATTTTCACTATTTTAATAGCTCAGTATGCTATGGTTTATTGGGATATGAAGAAGTTTTTCAATGGACGCTATCAATTTAAGGAAATCCCCCATATCAGAAAAGCGAATGTTTATGTGTGGAGAGGGTTTATCATAATATTGGCTCTCCTATTATTTTTAGGAGTGGGTAGAATTGTGCAAGTACATACAAATTCCAAAGATCTTTTAACAAACATGGAAGAATGCATGGATAAGGGCGGCACCGCTATTGTCGAAGGTGGAACATTCTGGACTTTGTCAAAGTTTTCGTGTGAAAAAAGCAACTAATTTGTAAGGGCTCGAGGGATGGATAGAATAAACTCCAAAGTTTAGTATTTTGGTGGTATTTGATATTCGGTGGCGATAGCATATATACGTATATTTGCGGAGTTTTGGTTTTATTTGCGCTATTTTTATTTTATTTGCACTTTCTAGGGGTTTATTTGCGCTGTTTTTAATTTATTTGCTACTCATTCAATTATAAAGTCCATTTGACAAATGTTTCTATCATCCCCCCTCTATACTGGCCAAACGAAGCTTCCGATAAAGGCTATCTGCAATTTAGCATGCAGATAGCCTTCAATAGTGCTATTCCTCTCCCACAACAATTGCCACATTTCCCTTCTTATGCCCTTGTTCCACATACCGATGTGCCTCCACAATCTCCTCCAACTTATATGATTTGTCCATTACAACCTTCCATTCCCCTTGCTCCGCTAATGCCGTCAAATAGTGGAGATCATCCTGTCTCTCCCTTGCAACTCCAGCGAGAACATTTATCCCATGCCGTAATTTTAGCCACTGTCCTTGAGTCATTTGTCCAAGGCCGGCACCACATAAAATTAGAGTTCCCTTTTCTTTTAGGCTTGCTTTGAGTGCCTGATATGGCATTTTTCCTACCGTATCAAAGATGATATCATATCTTTCTAACGACGCAGTTAGGTCATCCTTCAAGTAATCTATCACTTTTTTTGCGCCAATCTCGCGAACCATTTCTAGATTCGCAGTGCTACAAACTCCCGTTACTTCAGCACCAAAATGCACAGCAAGCTGGACTGCTGCAGTTCCAACCGCTCCGGATGCTCCATAAATGAGGACTTTTTGCCCTTTTTGGATACCTGCTTTTTTCAAAAAGTAAATGGCAGTTGTTCCACCGAAAGGAATACATGATGCTTCCTGATAAGTGAGGCTGACAGGTTTTTCAGATAATATAGCAGTTTCAGGAATACAAATATACTCTGCATAACCACCCATTTTTAAGCCAGCTGACCCAAATACTTGATCTCCCTTTTTAAAACGAGATACATTCGTACCTGTTTCCACTACTTCACCTGAAAATACACCACCAAGAACCGGTTGCTTTGGTTTGGTTAATCCAAAGAAAAACCTTACTAAAGCAGGTTCAGCTTTGCGAAGTCGCCAATCTGCTGCGTTTACTGCACTTGCAGCTACCTTAATGAGGATTTCATTGTTTTTCGGTTTAGGTTTATCTAAAGTCGTTAATGTAAGTACCTCCGGTGGTCCATATTTAGAATAAACAACGGCTTTCATTAGCTGCTTCTCCCCTTCCACTAATCTTGTCTATCTATGAATATGTCTTCTACATATAAAATATCTATTTAAAATAGGCTTTGTTTAATTTCGCTGTTGATTTCCGCAAATTGACTCCGCGTCCGCGGGGCGATTTGTAAGCCTCCTCGGGCATGCCCTGCTGGGTCACTCCGAGAAGAGTGTCTGCCATTGACTCCAATCAACTGCTAGAAACTCATGTTAAGAACATGCTTTTTTAACATAGCCTTAAAATAAAAAGAATGGAGAGTACGCATCCTCCAATTCTTATAAAATCGACCATAACGGAAAATAGGTGAGACATAGGAAACTTTCTCATAGCCTCACCCTTTCTATTAAATAATACCCTCAATCATAACAGCAACAGCCTTCACACCTCGCGGAAATTGAACAATACATGCTACCATGATAAAAGACATCCCCACTCCGCTCACCAATCCTGTTAGAACACGAAGAAAATTATTGCTCATTCGCCAGCCCTTCCACTGGGTGTAGCCGTCCAATACCATTGGAAAAATGAGTGCAAACCCTATAATTATCATTACAAGAAATGATAGGGTACTAGCTATAAAAAACAACGGAAAGATTACTAGATACCCTAAAAGGATAGACATGCACCGATAACAAATAGGAAACTGTTTTCCTCTGATAACCAAGGACCTTTCCCGTCTGCGATGACATGGAAAGAACTCCAAAGTAAAAAATGATTTCATTAATGCTAGCATCGTAATTTCACCTTAGTTAAATGGATTGCAGTCAAAATCTGTGCAATCCATGCTGCTAGATTTCCCTGAACCAGTTGATCCCGAGAATGGAATATCACAATACCAGCAGTCCCACCAACTGCTATCTCGATTCTTTTTTTCACGTTTCTTTTTGTAATAAAGTAAGGCCGCAATAAATCCAATGGTACTTATGATAAGTAAGATAACGCCAATTACCATTTCCGTTGAAGACCCTGCTTCAACAATGGTGTAAATACTGCCTAATGACAGAATCAAATACAATGCCCAAATAACAAAAATCATCCTTTTCTCCCTCTTCTGTATTTTCTGGATAGTAAGTACTACCTTTTTCTTTCACATTACATACATTTCTTTCCTGCACGAGAAATTCCTGCTTGAATATGTCGAAAAGCTATCCTTTTTCCTATTAAGTATGGTGATACACTCCTACCTCATGCTCATTTTCAGAAAATTCATTCTTAATCTCTCCTCTTTTCCGATAGAATAGATGGGGAGTATATCCCCTAAATTATTTAGAGGGAGTGTTGGAATGAAAAGGTTGGTGATGTTAATGCTTACTATTCTTTTAGTTTTACCTGCTTCAGTAAACGCTGGGACCATCGGTGGAAAAGATAATCCAGGTGGCGTTCCAGGTCAATGGTATGTTGGAGATACACCTGGATTTGTTGACCCCAACAAACCTGTGCTTGTATTTGTGCATGGCATCAATAGTTCCTCCCGCACGTGGTGGGAAAATAACAATATGTATCAAACAGCATTAAGTAACGGTTATCAAACAGCTTTTATTGATATTCATCCTGATAAAAATATGTGGGATAACGGAGCAATCATTAACAATCGTGTTCGTGATATCTATAATCATTTTGGTCAAAAGAAAATCGTCATCATTGCACATAGTAAAGGCGGCATTGATGCCCAAAATGCCCTTGTTCATTACGGCGCATACCCTTATGTTTCTAACCTCATCACCTTGTCTTCCCCGCATTTCGGCTCTCAGCTCGCTGACCTTGCTTATAGCGGCTGGGCAAGCTGGCTTTCAAGTATTTTAGGCAGTAAAAATGCAGCAACGTACTCCTTGCAAACAGGTTATATGAATAGCTATCGTCCGCAGATAGATCAACACGCAAATCGTTCTCGCAACCGTAT
Proteins encoded:
- a CDS encoding DUF2383 domain-containing protein, which codes for MKDEQIKELNAFLEGEFMGIHAYEHYIQHAEDAELKKELQNIQQNHKMHAIFVAEHIQNLGGTAVDDVGLVGEFQERLQQVKGYPKDRKSIVEGAIHGEEFGSEMMAEFVKGDLDLESRNMVAAILQEHQKHIQLLRKHLK
- a CDS encoding GNAT family N-acetyltransferase — translated: MLDIEIRRPTKEDVENLHQFFTIVITDTFQKEGIGDQVYDIQQEIETKKAYIKSDLESGGNKRYFLIATLHNEIIASIEYGPVSELIIECTHGAFQDLIEVGTVFVHPNHQRQGIGVRMLEAMNQQLKKQGIREYCLDSGYKTAQQIWQNMFGVPDYLMKDYWDEGFHHMIWKIKI
- a CDS encoding alpha/beta hydrolase, with amino-acid sequence MGVNVVIEYFHVTITPFQLNRRISVLLPQNYHQSDKKYPVLYMHDGQNLFLDEEASFGVSWGIKEYLENKPDLELIVVGIDCNQEGFERFNEYAPWENKELGQRLFNDENLKGGKGKEYIDYITHELKPFIDEKYRTLPNETALAGSSMGGLISTYAACKYPEIYKKVASISSAYWINQKEIEEYVGQSDLFALERFYMDIGTKEDTSFINHQIYVDSSQAVYDILASKVENVRFEIVEDAVHNEAAWRERLPMIFGYLYE
- a CDS encoding nitroreductase family protein; this encodes MANTTTKSAIDIMKERHSVRKYTKFEMPQSDLTEILEATITAPSSWNLQHWKFLIIQSDSQKEKLLPLAYNQQQVVDSSVTIAILGDLQANVNAEKVYGEVVSKGFMKQEVKDILTGQINGAYTNEQFARDEAVMNSSLAAMQLMLAAKEKGYDTVPMGGFDRAAFVKEFNVPDRYIPVMLISVGKADAEAHGTLRFPLDEVIAYETF
- a CDS encoding YqcI/YcgG family protein — encoded protein: MQPTEVKSLYSLKDVPPWGHKIFDDFTKDMLSDLRPFPCVLGVEGFKQGSLRFVFIDSISSDEAMKKLAAELKGYLKIARSLGKNTSFVAFFKPEAVKTLKEYEQQFWEVLSNLHRLDEMEWPHHIPTDPDHYLWEFSFCDEPMFVVCNTPAHKKRASRKSSTFMITFQPRWVFDGISGDTIVGKQFKKIVRERLEQFDEVEAHPSLNWYGNEKTREWRQYFLMDDNQTQTSKCPFHASLEKKQTKVTYQVNHLFEHFRVEEGVGGTLDEVVMELLPVKGTGYVEVQKDEPFKAHPAHTHPTNEILHILSGSVSIEVGGELISCKGGDRIYLPKETHHASLAGMDGCLYVIAVLKE
- a CDS encoding LysE family translocator encodes the protein MDIFWIALQFIVLGISLAAPVGPINLEIIKRGISSGFYSSWLVGIGGMTADCLFLLGILVGLGPFLQLELVQISMYGIGSSLLLYLGITTIYVNLKKKRILDFGQPVGNNSFFIGFAIAAFNPINFVFWFGIFGSALQSLAIKGWYVALVGSLSILLGIFLWNLNMAFTVHFARAFIKEKILRSINLIAGVLLIAAAIPFFLNFMDLVL
- a CDS encoding sodium:alanine symporter family protein codes for the protein MKEYLSTFTEFIWGFPMITLFVLAGLFLTFRMGFLPFLHFPHIFKMTIGQLGKKKASHGGGISPFAAFTSALSATAGATNIVGVPVAIAFGGPGALFWMWIVALIGMTTIFSELVLGITFREKNKDDKWVGGPFYYLSKGLKWDKLAWFYAFGLMLEVVPSVMVQANSVSVQVHHEHNVSLIIIGIVLALVTGVIVFGGIERIGKLSAVLLPIFVIAYVGLTLFVIVMNASKLPSVFSMILSDAFTPTAAIGTFAGATVVQTLRWGLARGLYTSEAGMGTSAIAYASADTDNPVRQSFWGMIAVMIDTLLICTLTGLTVLITGVWKEVEVGKAASMVSYAFKTTLPDWLSSYSISIFLVFFVLATVGVIIFYGESQAELLFGRKVRFIMRFVYLGAIVIGAVGGLKFVWELLDLLLFLIVVPNIIGIVLLSGVVKKAKDAYFK
- a CDS encoding DUF4367 domain-containing protein; translated protein: MVVDPIEKKLRETDKKRKRLTILICGLIGLCAIFYMIRFPVAMANWIVPFEVQNPTYVPLDVENSYASTGGWNTVQMVYENDNQKIRIWASTKAGTSASETTEKVMLNDEKQANYSAEGLSQHLSFRKGDVLYSIEYSGTGLVTKEELIKMANSINQK
- a CDS encoding GNAT family N-acetyltransferase — its product is MQIKIDKIEEQVVIDFLKDHMYQLSLESPPESNHYLGIDELKREDVTFWTAWEDGELLGCGAIKEIEAGHGEVKSMRTSSKHLRKGVGKQILLRIIESAKLRGYHRISLETGSLQAFIPAQKLYESCGFTYCAPFADYQEDPNCVFMTLLLEENSEK
- a CDS encoding helix-turn-helix transcriptional regulator; this encodes MLRNRVKELRARHGFSQSDLGNLVGVTRQTIGFIEKGEFSPSIALSLRIAKHLQVKVDDLFWLEGEDEHNG
- a CDS encoding NAD(P)-dependent alcohol dehydrogenase, which translates into the protein MKAVVYSKYGPPEVLTLTTLDKPKPKNNEILIKVAASAVNAADWRLRKAEPALVRFFFGLTKPKQPVLGGVFSGEVVETGTNVSRFKKGDQVFGSAGLKMGGYAEYICIPETAILSEKPVSLTYQEASCIPFGGTTAIYFLKKAGIQKGQKVLIYGASGAVGTAAVQLAVHFGAEVTGVCSTANLEMVREIGAKKVIDYLKDDLTASLERYDIIFDTVGKMPYQALKASLKEKGTLILCGAGLGQMTQGQWLKLRHGINVLAGVARERQDDLHYLTALAEQGEWKVVMDKSYKLEEIVEAHRYVEQGHKKGNVAIVVGEE
- a CDS encoding DUF2085 domain-containing protein, which produces MLALMKSFFTLEFFPCHRRRERSLVIRGKQFPICYRCMSILLGYLVIFPLFFIASTLSFLVMIIIGFALIFPMVLDGYTQWKGWRMSNNFLRVLTGLVSGVGMSFIMVACIVQFPRGVKAVAVMIEGII